The Terriglobus roseus region GGCGCGGAAGTCTCGGCGGTGACGGACTTTATATATATATGTTGTGCGCCACCGTTCTCGGGAACTGCGACGTAAGCCACTGTCTTACCGTCCGGCGAGAAGGCTGGCTGGAGCTGTTCACCGTCGCGGCTGGTGAATGGCAGAGTCTTCAGGATGGTCTCTCTGGGAGTTCCGGTCCACAGAAAACGCCACACACCCAAAACCACGATCACTAAGATGGCGAACGCCAGTCCTGCAAGAACCGCAGGGTGCAGTAGGAGGGGCTGGCCCTGTCTTGGGATGGGCAGTTGGGGAAACGTCTCGGCCAGAGATTCGGCCCGCGCGAGTTCGGGCGCAGGAAATGGGAGAACCTGCTCCTGAGACGGTTCGGTGGGGAGTTCGCGAAGGGGTGCCAGCAGGCGGTAGCCCACCTTGGGGACCGTTTGGATGAAGTGCGGCATGGTCGCGTCATCCTGCGTCACGCGACGCAGTACGGAGATGCAGCGGGTGAGGACATCGTCGCTGACGAAAGTGCCCGGCCATACCGCTGCGATCAGATCGTCCTTTGCGACGACGTGGTTCGGATGGTCTGCCAGCGCGAGCAGCACCTTCATCACTTTGGGCTCGAGATGCTTCTCCTGATCGTCCTTCCGGAGGCAATTCAGCTCGGGTTCAACGATCCAATCGCCTGCCTGAAATGGCGCTCTGTGTTCGGTACTCAACGCGACGTGCCTGCTGACGCACTCATCAAATCATTGATGATGAATGACTTGTTAACCATCAGAAAAACCTCAGTGAACTCTCGGCACCCTCTCAGGACAATCGTTAACTCGCGTCCATACCGTGTGGAGCGTTCGGATAAAGCAGTTGAAAGCAGGTAGCAGAACCGTGACATCTTTTCGATCCAAATTTTTGTTGGCCAGTAATCCCATGATTCAAGGACCGCTTAGCCGGCTCTGCCCCATTCCGGTGGCATGCGTTCTGGCGCTTGGAGCGGTCTCGACGGCGGGGGCTCAGGTCACGTCGGGCACCATTCTGGGCTCAGTTCAGGATACATCCGGAGCCCTGGTACCAGACGCCACCGTAAAGGCTGAAGCGTCCTCTTTGGGCGTTACCCGCACAGTCACCTCCACCGGAAACGGTAGCTTCTCCATCCCCAACCTGCCGGCGGGAACGTACACCATCACCGTGACGCGCACCGGCTTCCAGCAGTTGAAGAAGGATGGCGTGATCCTGAACTCCGCCGACCGTCTTAACGCCGGAGCGTTCCAGCTCCAGGTGGGTGCGGAAAGCACCACCGTAAACGTCACGGCCGAGACCGGTCAGATGCAGATCCAGGCCAACTCCGGTGAGCGCAGCGATCTGATCACCGGAAAGCAGTTGAACGACATTGCTCTGAATGGCCGTAACGTTCTCGACATTGTCCGCGTGATCCCCGGCGTATCGGGTACCGGTAACTTTGGCGCATCAGCCACCGGCGGTCTCGATAGCTACTCCGTCAACGGCACTCGTGCCAATCAGCATGAGTTCACCCTGGACGGCGCCAGCAACGTGGATACCGGCAACAACGGCGGCACGCAGGTGACACTGAACACCGACGCCATTGCTGAAGTGAAGGTGCTGACCAGCAACTACCAGGCTGAGTTCGGCAAGGCTGGTGGCGGTTCCATCGTGGTGACCACCCGCGGAGGCACCAACGATATCCACGGCAACGTGCACTTCTTCCATCGCAACGAAGGCATGAACGCACGTTCGTGGATTGAAAACCACAACGACACGCCGCAGCAGCTTTACCGGTACAACACGGTAGGCGCGCAGATTGGTGGGCCGATCAAGAAGGACAAGCTGTATTACTTCTTCTCGACCGAGTGGTATCGCCAGTTGATTCCCGGCAGCGTGAACCAGTACCGCGTGCCTACCGCGCTGGAACGCAATGGCGACTTCAGCCAGAGCCGCGACTCCAACGGCAACCTGATCACCGTCTACAACCCCAACACCGGACTTCCTTTTGCGAACAACACGGTTACACCGGGTCAGTTGACCGCAGCACAGGCTACGAACTTTGCGCAGATCCAGCGCATTCTGAATCTGTATCCGCTGCCGAATGTTAACGGCCAGTCCACCTACAACCGACAGGATCCTCTTAGCTATTCGCATCCGCGTACGGAGTACGTTGGCCGTATCGATTGGCAGATCTCTCCTAACGAGCGTCTGTTTGCGCGTTACATCAACAACCAGGACAGCAGCGTTGGCCCGTTCGGCAGCTTTGGCGGCTTGAACTGCTCCAGCAACCTGCAGTTCGCGGGCGGCTGCTCCAATCGGCAGCCCGGCTGGAACCTGGCTGTGGATCTGACCAGCACGCTTTCGCCGACCATTGTGAATGAGGTCAGCGTTGGCCCCAGCGTCTACCGCTCTGTCACCGAGGGTGTAAACGGCAACATCAGCGTGGGTGCCAATAACATCAACCTGCCGCTTCTGTTCCCTGTTACCTCTAACTCGTCGATCCCAGACTTCGGATACAGCGGCAATGGCCAGAACTATCCTTCAAGCTACCTGGGCGCTACACCGTGGCATCAGGTCAACACCACTATCAATGCAAATGACAACCTGACCTGGACACTGAAGAACCACACCATGAAGTTTGGCGTGTTCTATCAGCGTTCGCGCAAGGATCAGATTGCCTGGGGTAATGCCAACGGACAGTTCAGCTTTAACTCCTGCTCGACGTCGCCTGCGGGCTGCTTGAACGGTTCGACGAGCAACAGCAACCAGGGATCTCCCTTTGCCAGTGCACTGGCCGGTGCGTTCACCAGCTTCGATCAGTCGTCGTCGCGTCCTACGGGCTACTTCCGCTACAACCAGCTGGAGTTCTACGCGCAGGATACATGGGTGATCAGCCCGCGCCTGACGTTGGACTACGGCATGCGCTTTGCATGGATTCCGCCGCAGTTCGATGCGCACAACCAGATCGCTCTGTTTACTCCGTCTGCGTACAACGCAGCAAGCGCTGTGACGATTGACCCCACCAGCGGCGCGATCACGGGCAACACCGGCAACCGACTGAATGGCATGACATACAGCAACAACGGAACACTGCCGAAGGGCGGATGGAACGGCCGTGGCATTCAGTACGAGCCGCGTGTTGGTTTCAGCTATGACATGTTCAACGATCGCAAGGGTGTGTTGCGTGGCGGCTTCGGTATCTCGCATGACCGCTCGCAGGGCAACCTGGTATTCAACACCGTGTTCGGCAATCCCGCACTGGTGACGACACCAACGATCAACAACGCAAACATCACCAACATTCCAACCGCGGCACAATCGAACCCCGGTGTTCTGGGCGGCATCTACGGTGCGGACATTACCGGAAAGGTGCCGACGACGTACAGCTTCTCGCTGGGTATTCAGCGTGAAGTGGCCCCTGGCACTACGCTCGACGTTGCCTACGTGGGAACGCAGTCGCGCCACCAGGTCACGGCGCGCGATCTGAACCAGATTCCGTACGGCACGACCTTCACCAAAGCTGCGCAGGACCCAAGCCAGTACGCTGGTGGTGTTGTGCCCAACGTGGAACCGAACCTGCCGCCGGAATATGCCGCTGCCGGATACTCCTTCGCGGGTGACAAGGCATACAACCAGAACTATCTTGCACCGTACAAGGGCTATGACCAGCTTGAGTACTACAAGTTCGACGGCACTGCGGGTTACAACTCGCTGCAGGTTTCCGTGCAGCGTCGGTTCGCACGCGGTCTGACCTTTGGCGGAACCTACACGTGGTCCAAGGCGATGACGACGTCCACGGCGGATGAAACCTTCGTGGATCCGTTCAACCCCAAGAAGTACAGCTATGGCCCTGCGGGCTTTGATCGCCGCAACATTGGCGCCATCAACTACGTATATGACCTGCCGAAGTTCACGCAGCACTTTGGTGGACCGCGTTGGTTGGGTTATGTCACGGATGGCTATCAGATCAGCGGTCTGGCTAACTTCCAGAGCGGCAACCCTGTGCGCAATGCACTGTGGTCGCCTGCAAACGTGCTGACCGGTGCTCGTCAGTGGAGCAAGATTGCACCGGCATATGTCGGTGTGGATGAACGAGGCAATCTGATTCTGCCGACCATTGGTCAGCCGACGCAGTCTGCACCGGGCAGCATTCGCAACGACGCTCTTGTTACGTGGGATAACTCGATCTTCAAGAACTTCCCGCTGGGCAAGAGCGACAAGGGCCGTTACATCCAGCTTCGCGGTGAATTCTTCAACATCCTGAACCACACCAACATCAGTGGTCGCGATTACAGCGCGAACATCACAGTGCCTTCGTACAACAGCAGCACCAACACCTACACGCCGCTGTCTATTGCCAAGAGCAACTCGTGGGGCACGCCCACCTCGGTTCGCAATCCAAGTGAACCAGGCGGACCGCGCGTGATCCAGCTTGCAGCGAAGGTCTACTTCTAAACCAGCAGCCTTTTCCCAAATGGGCTGGCCATAACATCGGCCAGCCCATACTTTCTTGCACTACTATTTCCCCACACGATTAAAGGATGTCTGCGTGATTCTCTACCGCCTCTTGGTGATGTGTTCTTCGTCTCTGCTTCTCTCTGTCGCTGCCGCGCAGACGGTCCACGGTGTTCAGACATCGGTCGATCTTAGTAAGACACTTGCGCCACTTCCCTCTGCGAAATTCGAGCGCTCCTCTGTGAAGTCTGATGTGACCATTACTGTCGATGAGACGAAACGCTTCCAGACAATCGACGGTTTCGGTGCGGCGTTTGTTGAGGGGTCTGCTTATCTCTTGCAACATGAACTAACGCCACAGCAGCGCAGCGATGTGATGACGCGTTTGTTCGATCCGAAGCGTGGCATTGGTTTGAGCGCGATGCGTCTTCCCATTGCGAGTACTGATCTTTCGCGCACGCATTACAGCTATGACGATATGCCGGAAGGACAGAGCGATCCGGAGATGCAACACTTCTCTGTTGAGAAGGACCGTGCTGATGTTTTCCCCACGGTGCGCGAAGCGTTGAAGCTGAATCCACGTATGACGTTGATTGCATCGCCGTGGAGCATGCCTGCATGGATGAAGACAAAACCAACGATGAACGGCGGTGCGTTGCGCGAAGATGCTGAGCCTGCTTTCGCGAAGTATCTTGTGCGGTCGCTTCAGGCGTTTGCGAAGGAAGGTATTACGCCGCAGTACCTAACGATTCAGAATGAACCTCTGAACGAAACCAAGAACTATCCCGGATCACTGTTGTTGGCAGACCAAGCAGCACGCTTCATCGGCAAAGATCTTGGCCCTGCCCTGCGTGCAGCGAACTTGAAGACACAAGTGCTTGCGTATGACCACAACTGGGATCATCCAGAATATCCGCTCAGCGTGATTGCCGATCCTGCTGCGCGCCCTTACATGGCTGGCTCTGCGATGCATTGCTACGGCGGCAAGGCTGATGTGCAGGACGATATGCATGCTAAGGATCCGCAGATGGGGATCTGG contains the following coding sequences:
- a CDS encoding glycoside hydrolase family 30 protein, with product MILYRLLVMCSSSLLLSVAAAQTVHGVQTSVDLSKTLAPLPSAKFERSSVKSDVTITVDETKRFQTIDGFGAAFVEGSAYLLQHELTPQQRSDVMTRLFDPKRGIGLSAMRLPIASTDLSRTHYSYDDMPEGQSDPEMQHFSVEKDRADVFPTVREALKLNPRMTLIASPWSMPAWMKTKPTMNGGALREDAEPAFAKYLVRSLQAFAKEGITPQYLTIQNEPLNETKNYPGSLLLADQAARFIGKDLGPALRAANLKTQVLAYDHNWDHPEYPLSVIADPAARPYMAGSAMHCYGGKADVQDDMHAKDPQMGIWMTECSGGTWQKEAPLAVTAHLLISSTQHWAKAVTLWGIALDPKGNPHAGGCGTCRGLLTIDSTQKPSSITWNGDFYALAHASKYVQPGAVHIASSAATAGVDQVAFQDIDGTIVLIAYNDTNEAKTVDVQWHARTVQLSLPATSLVTYAWKAAR
- a CDS encoding TonB-dependent receptor; its protein translation is MIQGPLSRLCPIPVACVLALGAVSTAGAQVTSGTILGSVQDTSGALVPDATVKAEASSLGVTRTVTSTGNGSFSIPNLPAGTYTITVTRTGFQQLKKDGVILNSADRLNAGAFQLQVGAESTTVNVTAETGQMQIQANSGERSDLITGKQLNDIALNGRNVLDIVRVIPGVSGTGNFGASATGGLDSYSVNGTRANQHEFTLDGASNVDTGNNGGTQVTLNTDAIAEVKVLTSNYQAEFGKAGGGSIVVTTRGGTNDIHGNVHFFHRNEGMNARSWIENHNDTPQQLYRYNTVGAQIGGPIKKDKLYYFFSTEWYRQLIPGSVNQYRVPTALERNGDFSQSRDSNGNLITVYNPNTGLPFANNTVTPGQLTAAQATNFAQIQRILNLYPLPNVNGQSTYNRQDPLSYSHPRTEYVGRIDWQISPNERLFARYINNQDSSVGPFGSFGGLNCSSNLQFAGGCSNRQPGWNLAVDLTSTLSPTIVNEVSVGPSVYRSVTEGVNGNISVGANNINLPLLFPVTSNSSIPDFGYSGNGQNYPSSYLGATPWHQVNTTINANDNLTWTLKNHTMKFGVFYQRSRKDQIAWGNANGQFSFNSCSTSPAGCLNGSTSNSNQGSPFASALAGAFTSFDQSSSRPTGYFRYNQLEFYAQDTWVISPRLTLDYGMRFAWIPPQFDAHNQIALFTPSAYNAASAVTIDPTSGAITGNTGNRLNGMTYSNNGTLPKGGWNGRGIQYEPRVGFSYDMFNDRKGVLRGGFGISHDRSQGNLVFNTVFGNPALVTTPTINNANITNIPTAAQSNPGVLGGIYGADITGKVPTTYSFSLGIQREVAPGTTLDVAYVGTQSRHQVTARDLNQIPYGTTFTKAAQDPSQYAGGVVPNVEPNLPPEYAAAGYSFAGDKAYNQNYLAPYKGYDQLEYYKFDGTAGYNSLQVSVQRRFARGLTFGGTYTWSKAMTTSTADETFVDPFNPKKYSYGPAGFDRRNIGAINYVYDLPKFTQHFGGPRWLGYVTDGYQISGLANFQSGNPVRNALWSPANVLTGARQWSKIAPAYVGVDERGNLILPTIGQPTQSAPGSIRNDALVTWDNSIFKNFPLGKSDKGRYIQLRGEFFNILNHTNISGRDYSANITVPSYNSSTNTYTPLSIAKSNSWGTPTSVRNPSEPGGPRVIQLAAKVYF